acaacttactaCACACCCTCAAGTTTAGCTTTTACTATCACCTTTCACATTCTGGCACAACCAGACATTTTCCCTTTAAGACAAAACTACTCTCTTTTACCTCctgttacttaaaaaacaaaacaaaacaaaaaaccttattaCCAGTCAACTGCCTTCCTTCTTGCTTTTCAAACACTAAAACTTTCAACAAAATCCTTTAGGTGGTTTTCTTTCAGTAGTCCAGAATATACTGAGTCAGTTCATGTGTGTTTATCCCAAAATGTTACACTTTAAAAATGGCAATTTTCTTAATTGGCTCAAAAACAGTATGGCTTGGTTTCACTTGGTAAAGTTAATATGATTAAAAAacacatatttatacacacacacacttttttaatcaaggaagaaaaatattttaaagacatgcCAATTTGAAAAggcattaaagtaaaaaaataaaagcaaatactaaaaactatagtaaaaaattaaataattggcaggttaaatgaatgaaaaatgaggAATGTGCAGTGAAAAACAAACTAATATAAAGCATTCCAGTTGATAAATGGAAACCTATTAAGTTTGATGGTCTGTTTTCCAAAGCTCTTATGTTTCAATGTAAATTCTGAAATACTACATGtattccatgtaaattttaggtGCCAaggttaaaatttcaaatttgcaCATAAGGTTTGTCAAAGAAACACTGATAAAATCCCAGTAtttgctaaattttaaattttggcaaATAATGTAAATATCACAATTGGTTGGTATTGAAAAGTCATGATGAACGCAGAACGAAAAGAAAACCCCtttcataaatatttcatttgattaaaaataCCAGGCTTGAATGCTCTaaataatatgagaaaatatctgaaaaataaaattgcagttTAACAGTAATCTGTATGTATATCTTTAGCTGccattaaaaacaacaataataaaatcccCAAGAACAACAACTAAAACCAACcaaaaacatagaaaatgttAAGACCGGTATTAAGTAACCCTGTAATGCTCCCATGCTCAcattacaagaaaaaacaaatgtaCACATTTATAAATAGACAGTTTCTCCACTAGTTAGCACACTTTATACCAAAGTCTCTTTCCGTTTGCCACCGAGCTGGGCTTTGTCCCTTGGTTTTCGGAAGCCAGATTGTATTTGGTGTGCTTTGACACTCTTAATGTTGTCTGCTGTGTCTGCTGGGGACCCACATTCAGAAACATCTCCATCAACTTTGACCTGAGTCACACTGGACACCATGGACGCCCTTCTGTCAGCCCTGATGTTCCCGGCGGAGGGGTTGTTCTCCTCATACTCCTCATGGAGCTCAGGCAAACCCTGCAGCTCGCCTGGACTGGTGGCCTGCTGAAAAGGGGCAATAGCAGTACGAATGCAGTTGAACCACTGCTGCTTGTGGAAGACATCATTTGCTTGTAGAGTGTGTGACTGGCCTGGAGAGGGATCTTGGAAGCGAACTCTAAAGATATTTTtagctagagaaataaaaatggaaaaaaaaaaagaaaaaggaaagaaaacgtTTATTCTAGATAAAGTGGTTATATGGTCATACCATTCTACTAAGGGTGCTGGCTATTTATATAATATGAAAATCAATTAGGAAGACAGGTGAAATAAAGCCTACACATGACTTATGAGATACACTTGCTGGTGTTAGAGTAGTAAAGCACCTTACATCTGAATGAGTGTAATAGTATATCTAGGAAAATGGAACCCACTTCATTTTTAGCCTTTTTTGTACAGGAACAGAATTCTTAaagattaaaactaaatttatttagGTTCtgagattatttaaaatgttttaaagctaGTATTTTTACCTTTATCTGAGTTGCTGAAAGCCCCTCTAAAGGACCCTCCCATTCTCACATCTCCATCCTGCAGGTCTTCCAAGACCAGCTCTTGGACTGGGATCGGCTGCCGGTACACCTGGTAGGAGTGTCGCTCATTTCGTGTAACAGGCCGGGTCAAAACCAAGATGTCTTGAAACAGGAAAATGTAAAGTTTCTGGAGAAACAGAACACAAATGCTTCCTAAGTATGGAACCTAGTGACTATAGGTGAGGCGACCCATTGTTAAAATAACTTGATATGACATTAATTTTACCACATTAGTTTACTAAGATACCCTTCCACGACCCCATAGAGATGGTGATTTCAAGGCTGTGCATGTTCTACACAGAGAGCTTTCCTGGTCTCAGACTACATAAAACTTGAAAGTCAGTGTGCAACATTAGATTAAGCAGCAGCTGAATAAATGCTGCTCCCCACAAAGACCTGTTTACCAGCAGTAACATGATTGGAAACACTAGTACTATACATATGTACCAGTTTTCTAATAAAGTAAGGATTAAAAAATGCAAGCTGGTATAATGTTTATGGTTCTGTTTTGTCACACACCAATTTATGCCTTTTAAAACAATTAGGCCTCATGATAGAAATTAGATGTCAGATTTCAACTGTTTCCACAAAGAACCTCAACTTACAAATTGAGCTTTTGAAAAGCACTTTATGAAACAAAAATACTATTCATGTTCATACTCAGTTCTTacatatttttgtaattatataaaaaataagtttgctTTCATTCAATCTGATGCAGAAATTTGTTTGGTAGGGCTAAGAATGACTTCCATCACTataagcaggagtccccaaactttttacagagggggccaattcactgtccctcagaccgttggagggccgccacatacagtgctcctctcagtgaccacctatgaaagaggtgccccttccggaagtgcggcaggcaccagataaatggccttaggggccgagtttggggacgcctgcagtaAATTCCACAAAaatctttttgaatatttttttaataaaatattatgaaactaCTTATAAAGGAATCCCTAACCAAACAAGTTGACAACTTATGCTTCAGAACTAAAAATTAGGTATTACTGATTTTCCACCGAGGCATTTAAGTCATTCTGTAACAACAGAAACAATGTTTGCTTTATTAAAGCTAATAACATAAAACCAGTAAACCTTCTTTCATTAcgtaaagaatttattttataaacctgCTTCATCATTAatgtggaaaatctaaataggaTGGGAAAGAAAAGTAATAGCTCACTTCACATTAGTGTTCAAATACACTCACATGTCCATTTTTGTTCTTCAGTTCCCCGTGGCAAAGCAATACTTTGCTTGCTTCAATTCTAGGATCCTTCTGCTTTTCATCCAGATACTCCAGTTTGTCAATGTAATATTGGCATTCTGATTCACCTTTCTTCAAGTTGATATCAGAGAGAACTCCTTGTATTATCAGTATCTAAAAATTATCAAAACATTGATGGAGCATTATTAACCTATTAACTTACTTCGTTCCCCTACGGGGCTCAAATGTCTCATTAAAATGATAGAATGGTAAAGCTTGAAGGGACTCTAGAAATCAGTAAATTCAGTCAGTTCCTttattatacagatgaggaaacagcctCAGCCAACTTGGgtgatttgcccaaagtcacatactGAGCTAGTGAAAGAGATCAGATTAGAATCCAGCCTTGTAATTAAATATAAAGTATGTTACATCTCTTTATGCTTAGTGCACAATATGCTATCATACTGGGTACTTAAAACAACATGACACTTCAATATGCATCAAATTTGAGAGTATCACTATAAACCTTTCTAAGGCAAGCTAATATATAAATGTGCAAAACATAAGAGTACGTATTTGACTACTTACAGCTTCTTCCAGAAGCTGAACATCAGGGTGATCTTTTGGAGTGTGTCTAAGAATTTCTTTTAATAGTAAAGGGTATTTGACTAGGCGACTTCGAGGAATATCTAAGAAGCTCCAAAGATCTAGTTTTCTACTGAAGGGAGACTCAAGACATCGCTGGAGAAAGTCTTGAACTCTTGGATCTTGTTTCTTCTGATCAAGAAGAGCTTTGGCTGCCAGCTGGTTACTACAGTAGCCTTTGTAAGCATTCAAACCTGGCAACTAGAGAGTAATAAGAGAAAGCAAAGTGTGTAAGTTTCTGTTACAATTTAGTCCATTAGTAAGCCTGTGAACATGAAACACAAAAACTACAGCTTCTCTTGAAAGTTTTAACAAGCTGTGAAAATTTTCCTGCAGGTGATAAAGGGGGCAGGATAATGTTTTAGGCTGACATCAGAACGCCCTATTCCAATTTCCCTAATTTGGCTAAATCCAATCAGAGATGATTTCTGCTACCCCAACCTCAGTAAGATGCTTGCCTTCTGTATTCCCAGGACTCCTGAGTGTTCCTCTGAAACATACATCACTAACCCTAAGACTGTTTATATATTTGACTATTCTCTCACTAGATTATAAACGTAGAAACTGTCTTTCATCACTAAATCTCCAGTGATCCCTCACAGAACAGTGGCAGGCATGCAAAtgttaagcaaaaaaaataaaacaaaaaattaatgacataTATTGCAAAGATTCTGTCCAaggagaaatatatatacatttaaaaaaaactgccattcataaaatattttttaaacagacaCTGGAACTTCTTATAGCTACACAAATTTGTTCAGTTTCAATgcgtttatctttttttttttttttttaggtgagacaaagggagatagtgagacagactccctcatgcatccggacctggatccacccagcaaccttatctggggctgatgttcaagtaccaaactatttttagtgcccaggctgatgagctccaatgtagccatcctcagtacccagggccatgctcaaaccaatggagccactggctgcaggaggggaagaggaagagaggggggagcagatggttgcttcttttgtgtgcctggaccaggaatcaaacccgggatgtccatatgccaggctgatgcttatccactgagccaccagccagggcttgtttatCTATTTTTAGAACAGTTACTGGATCAAATTGAtctgatatttataaaaattgacaAGTATAGCATATGTGTAAAAAACTATCTGAAGTAAACAACTCACTACATACCCAGTTCACAAGAATGTGACCAATCTGCTCTACTGTTCCATCAGGTTTGGTTGCTTCTCCTAATCTTGCCAACAAATCTGAAGTGTAAAATAAGCAGAAATGCCAAAAataggttatttaaaaaataacagcacTAAATTAGTTTAGGTTTAAAATTACTAGTGTTACCACTGTTGAGATACCAATGAAAATTAAGTAGGATATTTTACCTTCATGCAGAGGTATATAAGCATCCAAATCACCAAATATTTGTGTTAGTTCCTCTTCTGACATAATAGACAACTTTAACATGGGGTCATGGTAGGCCtatcagaggggaaaaaatatgTCAAAGAGATCAAGGAATTAAAACACAAGGAGAGATCTGTATTTGAATAAAGCATGACTAACTATATAAAAGTTAGCATGGATTCTATTTGTTAtatctaaaagaaattaaaagtatatgTTGATCCCCAAAGAGACACTTTTACTGATAATTCATATTTGAAGAGATGTGTCTAATAACTCTCATCTTAAAAAAGTATACACCAGAAggtattttctacttttcttcttcTAAAGGTTAGAAAACTCTGTTAGACTTTGTgaaatacagttttttaaaaactagggCATATGATAAAAAGTTCTTTATTGACCTTTCTTGCAAGCTTGAGATCCTCAATTAAATCCTGTTCACCTCGGGACATTTCATATATTGCCtagaaaaaatccaaaaaacatcATAGGTCATTCCTTTCTCTGAGAAAGGAAATTTATATACAGTTGATGTTTATCATTATTTAGCTGATGCTTTGAACAGTGCTTTTTAAAGTGACTCAGTCTGAAATCTGAAATTCTGAATGGAATCTCAAATAAGAGGTTGCCATGTTTCATAATTTCACCTTCTCCTTAAGAGTTATTAAATTTGAGGACCACCATCCATCACAAAGTGCTGCTCAGCATGTGCTATCATTTCAAATACAAAAATGCAAGTTAATTTTGTCAGTCATTAATTTACTATTCTTTGGCAAACTATATGTTTAAAAACAGgtactacttttaaaaatagaagttgaTAAGTATGGTCTTAATATGGAATGCCAACATACCTCCTGACGTTTGATTTCTTTGGTAGTTAAAGACTCCTTCATACTAACGTCTAACATCTCTGACCATAGTACACTACTTCTCCTTTTGGCAGGTGTTGGGATTGTTGATCTGCTCGATGACTTCTGGGCAGAAGCTGGAGATCTGCTGTCACCACGAAGGGTAaatgacttaaaagaaaaaaataaaagacttgaaaGATACAGTAATTattcctttctcttaaaaaaaagaagacaaattaaaaccaaagttCTGAGAATTTCTCAATGCATAAAACAATCATTTATCTAAGCTTTAATCtatcattttaaagtatttatcatccaaaattaccatatttttcacatCACAAGATGACttttcccccccccaaaagtggagggggaaaatggctgtgcatcttatggagcgaaaaatacggtattttattaaatattttaacacaccatttggttcagaatattgtttttattttcctccttaaaaccctaggtgtgtcaccctggccggttggctcagtggtagagcgtcggcctgacgtgtggaagtcccgggttcgattcccggccagggcacacaggagaggcacccatctgcttctccacccctccccctctccttcctctctgtctctctcttcccctcccgcagccaaggctccattggagcaaaagatggcccgggcgctgggaatggctccttggcctctgctccaggcactagagtcgctctggtcgtgacagagcgaggccccggatgggcggagcatcgccccctggtgggagtgcccggtggatcccggtcgggcgcatgcgggagtctgactgcctccctggttccaatttcagaaaaatacaaacaaaacaaaacaaaacaaaaaaccctaggtgtgtcttatggtcaaggGTGTCTTAtcgagcaaaaaatacggtactttTTGGGAATAAAAACTATCCAAGACTATGTTTTGATATAAAATACAAACTCTTATAATAGTGTTATACACATATGTTCTGGTAACACTATTTCTTACCAGCATATTCCAAAGaggaaatttatattaaaatagtgTAAACTTCTTTgtacaactcaaaaaaaaaatacaaatcttaGGTTTCTACAAAATGTTCCCTTCACTACACTACTTGCTCCGATCCCCTCCCCCACTGACCTGTATTGTTTGACCAAAACGTCTGACTGCTCCATTTCTTACAGGAGAGATTAAATTTGCCAAGGATGTGACCCGAGCTAGAGGTCGAACTCTTTTATTGCTTGGCTCCTgtaaaaacaaatacagattATGTTAAAATACTAAGAACACTAAAGAGTAGCAGTAATTTATTAGAAAATCAAATGGT
The sequence above is drawn from the Saccopteryx bilineata isolate mSacBil1 chromosome 5, mSacBil1_pri_phased_curated, whole genome shotgun sequence genome and encodes:
- the NET1 gene encoding neuroepithelial cell-transforming gene 1 protein isoform X2 gives rise to the protein MVAHDEIGGLLPIKRTIRVLDVNNQPFREPEEPSNKRVRPLARVTSLANLISPVRNGAVRRFGQTIQSFTLRGDSRSPASAQKSSSRSTIPTPAKRRSSVLWSEMLDVSMKESLTTKEIKRQEAIYEMSRGEQDLIEDLKLARKAYHDPMLKLSIMSEEELTQIFGDLDAYIPLHEDLLARLGEATKPDGTVEQIGHILVNWLPGLNAYKGYCSNQLAAKALLDQKKQDPRVQDFLQRCLESPFSRKLDLWSFLDIPRSRLVKYPLLLKEILRHTPKDHPDVQLLEEAILIIQGVLSDINLKKGESECQYYIDKLEYLDEKQKDPRIEASKVLLCHGELKNKNGHKLYIFLFQDILVLTRPVTRNERHSYQVYRQPIPVQELVLEDLQDGDVRMGGSFRGAFSNSDKAKNIFRVRFQDPSPGQSHTLQANDVFHKQQWFNCIRTAIAPFQQATSPGELQGLPELHEEYEENNPSAGNIRADRRASMVSSVTQVKVDGDVSECGSPADTADNIKSVKAHQIQSGFRKPRDKAQLGGKRKETLV
- the NET1 gene encoding neuroepithelial cell-transforming gene 1 protein isoform X1, which gives rise to MESELAAQKHPQPRRRSRRASELCAGGAPGPSPDTPRPEPDGRYSLRRGSSFTFLTPGPHWDFTLKRKRRAKDDDVISLSSLDLKEPSNKRVRPLARVTSLANLISPVRNGAVRRFGQTIQSFTLRGDSRSPASAQKSSSRSTIPTPAKRRSSVLWSEMLDVSMKESLTTKEIKRQEAIYEMSRGEQDLIEDLKLARKAYHDPMLKLSIMSEEELTQIFGDLDAYIPLHEDLLARLGEATKPDGTVEQIGHILVNWLPGLNAYKGYCSNQLAAKALLDQKKQDPRVQDFLQRCLESPFSRKLDLWSFLDIPRSRLVKYPLLLKEILRHTPKDHPDVQLLEEAILIIQGVLSDINLKKGESECQYYIDKLEYLDEKQKDPRIEASKVLLCHGELKNKNGHKLYIFLFQDILVLTRPVTRNERHSYQVYRQPIPVQELVLEDLQDGDVRMGGSFRGAFSNSDKAKNIFRVRFQDPSPGQSHTLQANDVFHKQQWFNCIRTAIAPFQQATSPGELQGLPELHEEYEENNPSAGNIRADRRASMVSSVTQVKVDGDVSECGSPADTADNIKSVKAHQIQSGFRKPRDKAQLGGKRKETLV